The following are encoded together in the Gordonia insulae genome:
- the glp gene encoding molybdotransferase-like divisome protein Glp, producing MRSVEDHLTRVTAAAVAPRPVRVAISEAQGLMCAEEVVTERPMPGFDQAAIDGYAIRAVDVDLAGVIAPDDVEDFDSVGADLVDLTPGEAMIVQLPVVGEVGPGARTPTRLQPRQAVRVETGAPMPTLADAVVPLRWTDGGEQKVKVGHAVDSGAYVRRVGDDVQPGDVAVRAGSIIGPAQVGLLAAVGQPRVMVHPRPRLSVISVGTELVDIDRSPGPGQIYDVNSYALAAAARDAGADVNRVGIAERETSRMREVVEAQLIRSEIVVICGAIGGTASRAVADALSDLGELEIVRVAMHPGSVQGFGRLGRDEVPTFLLPANPVSALVTFEVMVRPLIRIALGKRQPMRRVIKARTIGPIASVQGRKGYLRGQLMRDERSGEYLVQVIGASPTGSSHLLAELAEANCLIIVEPDVEELGTGDEVEVAFLAQRG from the coding sequence ATGCGTTCGGTCGAAGATCATCTGACCCGGGTGACCGCTGCCGCGGTCGCACCGCGGCCGGTCCGCGTCGCGATCTCCGAGGCACAGGGCCTGATGTGCGCCGAGGAGGTCGTCACCGAGCGGCCGATGCCCGGATTCGACCAGGCCGCCATCGACGGGTACGCGATCCGCGCCGTCGACGTCGACCTGGCCGGCGTCATCGCGCCCGATGACGTCGAGGACTTCGATTCCGTTGGTGCCGATCTCGTCGACCTCACCCCCGGTGAGGCGATGATCGTGCAGCTGCCCGTCGTCGGCGAGGTGGGCCCCGGTGCGCGGACACCCACCCGTCTGCAGCCCCGCCAGGCGGTCCGGGTGGAGACCGGTGCGCCCATGCCGACCCTCGCCGATGCGGTCGTCCCGCTGCGATGGACCGACGGCGGTGAGCAGAAGGTCAAGGTCGGCCACGCCGTCGACAGCGGAGCCTACGTGCGGCGGGTCGGCGACGACGTTCAACCCGGCGATGTGGCGGTCCGGGCCGGCTCCATCATCGGACCGGCACAGGTGGGACTGCTGGCCGCGGTCGGCCAGCCGCGTGTGATGGTGCACCCGCGGCCGCGTCTGTCGGTCATCTCGGTCGGCACGGAACTCGTCGACATCGACCGGTCGCCCGGCCCCGGTCAGATCTACGACGTCAACAGTTATGCGCTTGCCGCTGCGGCACGCGATGCGGGCGCCGACGTCAATCGGGTGGGCATCGCCGAACGGGAAACCTCTCGGATGCGGGAAGTCGTTGAGGCGCAACTCATCCGGTCGGAGATCGTGGTGATCTGCGGCGCCATCGGCGGTACCGCGTCGCGGGCGGTGGCCGATGCGCTCAGTGACCTCGGTGAACTCGAGATCGTCCGGGTCGCCATGCACCCCGGGTCGGTGCAGGGGTTCGGGCGCCTCGGCCGCGACGAGGTCCCGACGTTCCTGCTGCCGGCCAACCCGGTCAGCGCACTGGTGACCTTCGAGGTCATGGTGCGGCCACTCATCCGGATCGCACTGGGAAAGCGTCAGCCGATGCGCCGGGTCATCAAGGCCCGCACCATCGGTCCGATCGCCTCGGTGCAGGGCCGCAAGGGCTATCTGCGTGGGCAGTTGATGCGCGACGAACGATCCGGCGAGTACCTGGTGCAGGTCATCGGGGCGTCACCGACCGGCAGCTCGCATCTGCTCGCCGAACTCGCGGAGGCGAACTGTCTGATCATCGTCGAGCCCGACGTCGAGGAACTGGGCACCGGTGACGAGGTCGAGGTGGCCTTCCTCGCCCAGCGAGGATGA
- a CDS encoding UTP--glucose-1-phosphate uridylyltransferase: MTPSDVSQTTDAFTEYEAVPNTPPIPLTAVVPAAGLGTRFLPATKTVPKELLPVVDTPGIELVAEEAKAAGAERLLIITSPGKDGVVAHFVEDLVLENTLAKRGKAAMLAKVRKAPSLLEVASVVQEKPLGLGHAVGCVEQYLGDDEDAIAVLLPDDLVLPGGVLEVMARTRQRRGGSVLCAIEVPQDRISAYGVFDVEELPDANNPNVMRLKGMVEKPEPEDAPSNFAAAGRYILDRKIFDALRRIKPGAGGELQLTDAIALLIEEGEPVHVVVHRGTRHDLGNPGGYLKAAVDFALDRDDYGPDLREWLEKRLAEG, from the coding sequence ATGACCCCCAGTGACGTGAGCCAGACTACCGACGCGTTCACCGAGTACGAGGCCGTGCCCAACACACCGCCGATCCCGCTCACCGCCGTCGTCCCCGCCGCAGGTCTCGGAACCCGCTTCCTCCCGGCCACCAAGACCGTGCCGAAGGAACTCCTGCCCGTCGTCGACACCCCCGGCATCGAGCTCGTCGCCGAGGAGGCGAAAGCCGCCGGGGCGGAACGACTCCTCATCATCACCTCGCCCGGCAAGGACGGAGTCGTCGCCCACTTCGTCGAGGATCTGGTCCTGGAGAACACCCTCGCCAAGCGTGGGAAGGCGGCGATGCTGGCCAAGGTCCGCAAAGCGCCGTCCCTGCTCGAGGTGGCGTCCGTGGTCCAGGAGAAGCCGCTCGGACTGGGCCACGCGGTCGGTTGCGTCGAGCAGTACCTCGGCGACGACGAGGACGCCATCGCCGTCCTGCTTCCCGACGACCTGGTACTGCCCGGTGGTGTCCTCGAGGTGATGGCACGCACCCGTCAGCGCCGCGGAGGGTCGGTGCTGTGCGCCATCGAGGTCCCGCAGGACCGGATCAGCGCCTACGGCGTCTTCGACGTCGAGGAACTGCCCGATGCGAACAATCCCAACGTGATGCGACTGAAGGGCATGGTCGAGAAGCCCGAACCGGAGGACGCCCCGTCGAACTTCGCCGCAGCCGGTCGATACATCCTGGACCGCAAGATCTTCGACGCACTCCGGCGGATCAAGCCCGGCGCCGGCGGCGAACTGCAGCTGACCGACGCGATCGCGCTGCTCATCGAGGAGGGGGAGCCCGTCCACGTCGTCGTGCACCGCGGCACGCGCCACGACCTGGGCAATCCCGGCGGATATCTCAAGGCCGCGGTCGACTTCGCCCTGGACCGCGACGACTACGGCCCCGATCTCCGGGAATGGCTCGAGAAGCGACTCGCGGAAGGCTGA
- a CDS encoding 5-formyltetrahydrofolate cyclo-ligase, which yields MKRRLRAEFEERRISRPIAVRQRAAADLAEWVYSAPFRLEYDVTVAAYVPFGSEPGSPAMLDALTDRGVTVLVPVVPGGEPTALDWVRYDGADSLARGRWGLLEPIGDHLGPDAVRAASVVFVPAYAVDKSGTRLGRGAGYYDRTLTGLSADVVAVVYDDEVVDSLPAAAHDVRVGWAFTPDGGFRRLG from the coding sequence ATGAAGAGACGGCTTCGGGCCGAGTTCGAGGAGCGCAGGATCTCACGTCCGATCGCGGTGCGTCAGCGCGCAGCCGCCGATCTGGCCGAGTGGGTGTACTCGGCACCGTTTCGCCTCGAATACGACGTGACGGTGGCCGCCTACGTCCCGTTCGGCTCCGAGCCCGGGTCGCCGGCCATGCTCGACGCGCTGACCGATCGGGGTGTCACTGTCCTCGTCCCGGTGGTGCCGGGCGGCGAACCGACCGCCCTGGACTGGGTGCGTTACGACGGCGCCGACTCATTGGCCCGGGGGCGGTGGGGGCTGTTGGAACCGATCGGCGATCACCTCGGACCCGACGCGGTGCGCGCAGCGTCGGTGGTCTTCGTGCCGGCCTACGCGGTCGACAAATCGGGTACCCGGCTGGGTCGAGGGGCTGGATACTACGACCGCACGCTGACCGGTCTCAGCGCAGATGTGGTGGCCGTGGTCTACGACGACGAGGTGGTGGATTCACTACCCGCCGCTGCGCACGATGTCCGGGTGGGGTGGGCGTTCACGCCCGACGGCGGTTTCCGCAGGCTCGGTTGA
- a CDS encoding FmdB family zinc ribbon protein: MPTYSYACTECDNKFDIVQSFSEDSLTECPQCTGRLRKLFNTVGIVFKGSGFYRTDSRSGSTSSEAASSGSSENSSSSSSSDSSSSSTPAKTESKPAAPAATPA; this comes from the coding sequence GTGCCCACCTACTCGTACGCGTGCACGGAGTGTGACAACAAGTTCGACATCGTGCAGTCGTTCTCCGAGGACTCACTCACGGAGTGCCCGCAGTGCACCGGTCGTCTGCGCAAGCTGTTCAACACGGTGGGCATCGTGTTCAAGGGCAGTGGCTTCTACCGCACCGACTCCCGGTCCGGCTCGACATCGAGCGAGGCCGCATCCTCCGGGTCGTCCGAGAACTCGTCGAGCAGCTCGTCGTCGGACTCCTCGTCCAGCAGCACTCCGGCCAAGACCGAGAGCAAGCCCGCCGCACCCGCGGCCACTCCGGCCTGA
- a CDS encoding alanine/glycine:cation symporter family protein: MSDFLSTVNSYVWSNALVYLCLAAGVYFSIRTRFVQVRQIPEMIRLMFQGEKSPSGVSSFQALTMSLAGRVGTGNIAGVATAIAFGGPGALFWMWAVAFLGASTSFVECTLGQIYKTRDPLTGEYRGGPAYYLSRALAHTKASKAFKVYGLVFAAVTVLACGLLLPSVQSNSMAIAMNEAWGVSTWVVAVATVIVLAFVIIGGVKRIAAFASIVVPFMAVVYIVLALIIVLMNASEVPGIIGTIFASAFGLDSAFGAIVGSAIMWGVKRGIYSNEAGQGTGPHAAAAAEVSHPAKQGLVQAFAVYVDTLFVCTATGFLILSTGAYRVFEGESEDGSVLAEGGNLPADVAVGPTFVQTGFDTLWSGAGSTFVAISLAFFCLTTIIAYYYMAETNLRFLLGKASTLYIRPLRSTLGSNLTLILQALILVSVVMGAVSTATEAWTLGDIGVGLMAWLNIVGIIILQQPAFKALRDFERQKKAGVDPTFDPHALDITGATFWENYDPLEVKREAAART; this comes from the coding sequence ATGTCCGACTTCCTGAGCACCGTCAACAGCTATGTCTGGAGCAACGCTCTCGTCTATCTGTGTCTGGCCGCCGGCGTCTATTTCTCGATCCGTACTCGCTTCGTGCAGGTCCGTCAGATCCCGGAGATGATCCGCCTGATGTTCCAGGGCGAGAAGTCGCCCTCGGGGGTCTCGTCCTTCCAGGCCCTGACCATGTCGCTCGCCGGTCGCGTCGGCACCGGCAACATCGCCGGAGTGGCCACCGCGATCGCTTTCGGCGGGCCCGGAGCGTTGTTCTGGATGTGGGCGGTCGCGTTCCTGGGCGCCTCGACGTCGTTCGTCGAGTGCACGCTCGGACAGATCTACAAGACGCGCGACCCCCTCACCGGCGAGTACCGGGGTGGGCCTGCGTATTACCTGAGCCGGGCGCTGGCACACACCAAGGCATCGAAGGCCTTCAAGGTCTACGGCCTGGTCTTCGCCGCGGTGACCGTCCTCGCCTGCGGATTGCTGCTGCCGAGCGTGCAGTCGAACTCGATGGCCATCGCGATGAACGAGGCGTGGGGCGTGTCCACCTGGGTCGTCGCGGTCGCCACGGTGATCGTTCTCGCCTTCGTCATCATCGGCGGGGTCAAGCGCATCGCGGCCTTCGCCTCGATCGTGGTGCCGTTCATGGCAGTCGTGTACATCGTGCTCGCCCTGATCATCGTGTTGATGAATGCATCAGAGGTGCCGGGGATCATCGGGACGATCTTCGCCAGCGCGTTCGGTCTCGACTCCGCGTTCGGGGCCATCGTCGGCTCCGCGATCATGTGGGGCGTCAAGCGCGGCATCTACTCCAACGAGGCCGGACAGGGCACCGGACCGCACGCAGCGGCCGCGGCGGAGGTCTCCCATCCCGCCAAGCAGGGTCTGGTGCAGGCGTTCGCGGTCTATGTGGACACCTTGTTCGTCTGTACGGCCACGGGATTCCTCATCCTCTCGACGGGCGCCTACCGCGTCTTCGAAGGAGAATCCGAGGACGGCTCGGTGCTCGCCGAGGGCGGCAACCTGCCCGCCGACGTCGCGGTCGGTCCCACCTTTGTCCAGACCGGTTTCGACACCTTGTGGAGCGGGGCGGGCTCGACGTTCGTGGCGATCTCCCTGGCGTTCTTCTGCCTGACCACCATCATCGCCTACTACTACATGGCCGAGACCAACCTGCGGTTCCTGCTCGGCAAGGCATCCACGCTCTACATCCGTCCGTTGCGCAGCACCCTCGGATCGAACCTGACGCTTATCCTGCAGGCGCTGATCCTCGTGTCGGTGGTGATGGGTGCCGTCTCGACGGCCACCGAGGCATGGACGCTCGGCGACATCGGCGTCGGACTGATGGCCTGGCTCAACATCGTGGGGATCATCATCCTGCAGCAGCCGGCGTTCAAGGCGCTCCGCGACTTCGAACGTCAGAAGAAGGCCGGCGTCGATCCCACCTTCGACCCCCACGCCCTCGACATCACCGGCGCCACGTTCTGGGAGAACTACGATCCGCTCGAGGTGAAGCGTGAGGCGGCGGCCCGCACGTGA
- the nhaA gene encoding Na+/H+ antiporter NhaA, whose product MSTSADQPSTRQRFRRWVSLDVTSGALLMVAAVAAVVWANSPWRDAYDSLISTEFGPESLHLHLSLAEWAADGLLAIFFFIVGVELKQEFVAGSLRDLKLAGVPIVAAIGGMVVPALFYAAVVAIGDPEALRGWAIPTATDIAFALAVLAIFGRGLPLALRTFLLTLAVVDDLLGITVIATFYTETIDFVMFGAALAVIAVFGFLVRRRRPRWRGLIPIVLIPVAVVAWALMHASGVHATVAGVLLGFTVPALAVFGEKSSRTHQFDVAVRPTSSAVALPVFAFLSAGVTIVGESGIVQPVSIGIFVGLVVGKVVGVMGATAIMTRLTPLRLPDSIGVRDLLPIGMLTGVGFTVALLIAELSFEHGSDDHASAAKAAILVASLVAALGAAALLRLDARRQREPDMNRDGIDDRDIAVIE is encoded by the coding sequence ATGTCGACCTCTGCCGACCAACCGTCCACCCGCCAACGATTCCGCCGATGGGTGTCGCTCGACGTCACCAGCGGCGCCCTGCTGATGGTCGCTGCGGTGGCAGCGGTCGTGTGGGCGAACTCGCCCTGGCGCGACGCCTATGATTCGTTGATCTCCACCGAGTTCGGCCCGGAGTCGCTGCACCTGCATCTGTCGCTGGCCGAATGGGCTGCGGACGGTCTGCTCGCCATCTTCTTCTTCATCGTCGGTGTCGAGCTGAAGCAGGAGTTCGTCGCCGGGAGCCTGCGCGACCTGAAACTGGCCGGTGTGCCGATCGTCGCGGCCATCGGCGGGATGGTCGTTCCCGCACTGTTTTACGCGGCGGTCGTCGCCATCGGCGACCCGGAAGCGCTGCGCGGCTGGGCGATTCCGACGGCCACCGACATCGCCTTCGCGTTGGCGGTGCTGGCGATCTTCGGACGCGGTCTGCCGCTTGCCCTCCGGACCTTTCTGCTGACGCTCGCCGTCGTCGACGACCTGCTCGGCATCACCGTCATCGCCACGTTCTACACGGAGACGATCGATTTCGTCATGTTCGGTGCCGCGCTCGCGGTGATCGCCGTCTTCGGATTCCTGGTGCGTCGCCGGCGCCCGCGGTGGCGGGGCCTGATCCCGATCGTGCTCATCCCGGTCGCCGTGGTGGCCTGGGCGCTGATGCACGCGTCGGGCGTGCATGCCACCGTCGCCGGTGTGCTGCTGGGCTTCACCGTTCCCGCACTGGCCGTGTTCGGCGAGAAGAGCTCACGCACACACCAATTCGATGTGGCGGTCCGTCCGACATCGTCGGCGGTGGCATTGCCCGTCTTCGCATTTCTCTCGGCCGGGGTCACGATCGTCGGAGAATCCGGCATCGTGCAACCCGTGTCGATCGGGATCTTCGTGGGCCTCGTGGTGGGCAAGGTCGTCGGTGTCATGGGGGCGACGGCGATCATGACCAGGCTGACGCCACTGCGTCTGCCGGATTCGATCGGCGTCCGCGACCTGCTACCGATCGGGATGCTGACGGGCGTCGGATTCACGGTCGCCCTGCTGATCGCCGAGCTCTCCTTCGAACACGGCTCCGACGATCACGCGTCCGCCGCCAAGGCGGCGATCCTGGTGGCCAGCCTGGTGGCCGCACTGGGTGCCGCGGCGTTGCTGCGCTTGGATGCGCGTCGTCAGCGGGAGCCGGACATGAACCGCGACGGCATCGATGATCGCGACATCGCAGTCATCGAGTAG
- a CDS encoding SAF domain-containing protein, which produces MQPFPRDRLAPRTVDRVRHVLRPGWARSVLVRRTASVMLVFVAVAVTVAGHRSEQSRAIVVAAHDLMPGRAVVATDLAIREIPGGLIPAGALRLTADGVGRTVAGRVRAGEVITDTRLLSARLPAQLTGRPDARLVPVRLSDETVTSLLREGDVVDVLTAGDEQPGSTSVLARGAVVALSSVSPDNGVLASGRSGARPVLLAMAESAAHRVAAAGLDASLAVVVH; this is translated from the coding sequence ATGCAGCCGTTCCCGCGCGACCGCCTCGCTCCTCGCACAGTCGACCGTGTCCGGCACGTGTTGCGGCCCGGATGGGCGAGATCGGTGCTGGTCCGGCGTACCGCGTCGGTGATGTTGGTGTTCGTGGCGGTCGCGGTCACCGTCGCCGGCCACCGCAGCGAACAGTCGCGGGCCATCGTCGTCGCCGCCCATGATCTGATGCCCGGTCGCGCGGTGGTGGCCACCGATCTGGCGATTCGCGAGATCCCGGGTGGTCTGATCCCCGCCGGTGCACTCCGGCTGACTGCCGACGGCGTGGGACGGACCGTGGCGGGCCGTGTTCGCGCCGGTGAGGTCATCACCGACACGCGCCTCCTGTCCGCCCGTCTGCCCGCACAGCTGACCGGGCGCCCGGACGCGCGGCTCGTCCCCGTTCGGTTGTCCGACGAGACGGTGACGTCGCTGCTGCGGGAAGGCGACGTGGTCGACGTACTGACCGCCGGCGACGAGCAGCCTGGGTCGACGTCGGTGCTGGCCCGCGGTGCGGTTGTGGCGTTGTCGTCGGTGTCGCCCGACAACGGGGTACTCGCGTCCGGGCGTTCGGGCGCTCGGCCGGTGCTGCTCGCGATGGCGGAGTCCGCGGCGCATCGAGTCGCCGCCGCGGGTCTCGACGCGTCGCTCGCGGTCGTCGTGCACTGA
- the mscL gene encoding large conductance mechanosensitive channel protein MscL produces the protein MLKGFKEFILKGNVVELATAVIIGAAFTAIVTAFTDQIIQPLINAIPIGTDAAEGLGFQITDNPSTFVGIGALITAVINFLIVAAVVYFLIIMPYNKLAELGGYGKKSEVSEVSLLTEIRDLLDPEGTSKAKEAAEEELPNHLTDPGGTPRVGADAGVTQRFGAPPPADSGPAPQAQPTQPAPSGPPPGNPPYPTPQPAPGSYPPPGAYPPANYPPPGQQFPPPGQYPGEYPPDGPGRHSR, from the coding sequence GTGCTCAAGGGATTCAAAGAATTCATACTCAAGGGCAATGTCGTAGAGCTGGCCACGGCGGTCATCATCGGTGCGGCGTTCACCGCGATCGTCACGGCCTTCACCGACCAGATCATCCAACCACTGATCAATGCGATCCCGATCGGCACCGATGCGGCCGAGGGACTCGGTTTCCAGATCACCGACAATCCGTCGACCTTCGTCGGCATCGGCGCCCTCATCACGGCCGTGATCAACTTCCTGATCGTCGCCGCGGTGGTCTACTTCCTGATCATCATGCCGTACAACAAGCTGGCCGAGCTCGGTGGTTATGGGAAGAAGTCGGAGGTGAGCGAGGTGTCGCTGCTCACCGAGATCCGCGATCTCCTCGACCCCGAGGGCACCTCAAAGGCCAAAGAGGCTGCCGAGGAAGAACTTCCGAATCACCTGACCGATCCGGGTGGTACGCCGCGGGTCGGCGCCGATGCCGGTGTCACGCAGCGCTTCGGCGCTCCGCCGCCCGCCGACTCCGGTCCGGCACCCCAGGCCCAACCGACGCAGCCCGCGCCCTCGGGCCCGCCGCCCGGAAACCCGCCGTACCCGACTCCGCAGCCCGCCCCGGGCTCCTATCCCCCGCCCGGCGCCTACCCGCCTGCGAACTATCCGCCGCCGGGACAGCAGTTCCCGCCGCCCGGGCAGTATCCCGGCGAATACCCGCCGGACGGTCCGGGACGTCATTCCCGCTGA
- a CDS encoding MspA family porin translates to MKKINTRVAAGFGLAGAAVMGLTSLGAGGAVAGPLPGGYVTKTLVDGTPVTVRLFDEYVNVQKAVTNVATSREVWMSGKVKVTVGGKAEGGSIAGGYLVGCQVNFGAGADGGAGVTVAPSDSGGATATPSGNAGAGFTLGPGQASYVPIIDTTSGDSTAYKDYTVNDYSFKGSNGGVAYSQEKFGLDGCAGYASAKAKIKVTVSTDSVKGVITLYGKPFSLG, encoded by the coding sequence ATGAAGAAGATCAACACTCGCGTGGCCGCAGGCTTCGGCCTCGCCGGTGCCGCGGTGATGGGCCTGACCAGCCTGGGTGCCGGTGGCGCCGTGGCCGGTCCGCTGCCCGGCGGGTACGTGACCAAGACGCTGGTCGACGGCACCCCGGTCACCGTCCGCCTGTTCGACGAGTACGTGAACGTGCAGAAGGCCGTCACCAATGTCGCGACCAGCCGTGAGGTCTGGATGTCGGGCAAGGTCAAGGTCACCGTCGGCGGCAAGGCCGAAGGCGGATCCATCGCCGGTGGCTACCTGGTCGGTTGCCAGGTCAACTTCGGTGCAGGCGCCGACGGCGGCGCGGGCGTCACCGTGGCCCCGAGCGACAGCGGCGGCGCTACTGCCACCCCGTCGGGCAATGCCGGTGCGGGCTTCACCCTCGGCCCCGGCCAGGCGTCGTATGTGCCGATCATCGACACCACCTCCGGTGACAGCACGGCCTACAAGGACTACACCGTCAACGACTACTCCTTCAAGGGGTCGAACGGTGGCGTGGCCTACAGCCAGGAGAAGTTCGGTCTCGACGGTTGCGCCGGCTACGCCTCGGCCAAGGCCAAGATCAAGGTGACCGTCAGCACCGATTCGGTGAAGGGCGTCATCACGCTGTACGGCAAGCCGTTCAGCCTGGGCTGA
- a CDS encoding MspA family porin, whose translation MSKFSKLGLRRIVGAGALAAVAAVGMASMGAGGAAAAPLPNGYKNAAGVDGESIQTWRTGESALPAPSVANNGAGRAAVVSGTYRAKASAGVNGNIAVKVLIGCQVDITGLEGGLSGSITEALSPSLSGSLTIPLNPGQVVVADVTDKDISEGGVAAIQLDQFGINVESCGGYASARTIVKTVGAKGYNTDDGTVNGEGTYIQSTLYGKPFSLN comes from the coding sequence ATGAGCAAGTTCAGCAAGCTCGGGCTGCGCCGCATTGTCGGTGCCGGCGCGCTCGCCGCCGTCGCGGCGGTCGGCATGGCCAGCATGGGGGCGGGAGGCGCAGCGGCAGCTCCGTTGCCCAACGGCTACAAGAACGCGGCGGGTGTCGATGGCGAGTCCATTCAGACCTGGCGTACCGGTGAGTCGGCGCTGCCGGCTCCGTCGGTGGCCAACAACGGTGCGGGTCGCGCCGCGGTTGTCTCGGGTACCTACCGGGCCAAGGCCAGTGCGGGTGTGAACGGCAACATCGCGGTCAAGGTGCTCATCGGTTGCCAGGTGGACATCACCGGCCTCGAGGGCGGCCTGTCGGGCAGCATCACCGAGGCCCTGAGCCCGTCGCTGTCGGGTTCGCTGACCATTCCGCTCAACCCGGGCCAGGTCGTCGTTGCCGACGTGACCGACAAGGACATCAGCGAGGGCGGTGTCGCGGCGATCCAGCTCGATCAGTTCGGGATCAACGTGGAGAGCTGCGGCGGCTACGCCTCGGCGCGCACCATCGTCAAGACCGTCGGCGCCAAGGGTTACAACACCGATGACGGCACCGTCAACGGTGAAGGCACCTACATCCAGTCGACCCTGTACGGCAAGCCCTTCAGCCTCAACTGA